Proteins from a single region of Melanotaenia boesemani isolate fMelBoe1 chromosome 3, fMelBoe1.pri, whole genome shotgun sequence:
- the LOC121637226 gene encoding protein LSM14 homolog B-like isoform X2 produces MSAGGGTPFIGSKISLISKAQIRYEGILSSVDTERSTVALAKVKSHGTEDRPTDRPVPPKDEIYEYIIFRGSDIKDITVSEPPKPHYGLPRDPAIVQSSMGPSGAYHPRWSPYRDMMPTFNQLAASSLLNQQYNAALGLIPGLHGPARQAPMVEQAVQTVPLAAAAQMRGKASTQPQSRQPVRPTQRPAQAGPQFEKENIPTRQTSQPAAAKVEGQKTENQKKRQRQGSRRSRTRNRGQLLAKNSKATTLAFESDFDFETANAQFRDELTKEVVAGDKLDTRELLASQGIEEVETLAEKYYDKAKCFFDNISSDLKPRRTTWAEEKKLNMETFGVPGRFLRSRGFRGRGRRGQSATEQRALPKIDSGRV; encoded by the exons ATGAGTGCTGGAGGAGGAACCCCTTTTATCGGAAGTAAAATAAGTTTGATATCAAAGGCACAGATTCGTTATGAAGGAATATTGTCTTCCGTGGATACAGAACGGTCCACGGTTGCTTTAGCAAAAG TTAAATCCCACGGGACGGAGGACCGGCCCACGGATAGGCCAGTGCCACCCAAAGATGAAATTTATGAATATATTATTTTCAGAGGAAGTGACATTAAAGATATCACTGTGTCTGAACCGCCGAAGCCACACTATGGACTACCACGCGACCCTGCCATTGTTCAG tcatcAATGGGCCCGTCTGGTGCTTATCACCCACGCTGGAGTCCATACAGAGACATGATGCCCACCTTTAACCAGCTTGCTGCTAGTTCTCTACTCAACCAGCAGTACAATGCAGCGCTAGGCCTAA TACCAGGCCTTCACGGCCCAGCCAGACAAGCCCCTATGGTGGAACAGGCTGTCCAAACCGTGCCTttggctgcagcagcacagaTGCGTGGAAAGGCTTCCACCCAGCCACAGAGCAGGCAGCCTGTTCGTCCAACCCAGCGTCCTGCTCAAGCTGGTCCTCAGTTTGAGAAAGAGAATATACCAACTA GACAGACATCACAACCAGCTGCTGCAAAGGTTGAAGGTCAAAAGActgaaaaccagaaaaaaaggcaaagacAAG gAAGTCGCAGGTCCCGGACCAGAAATAGAGGCCAACTTCTTGCAAAAAACTCCAAGGCAACAACTTTGGCGTTTGAGTCAGACTTTGATTTTGAGACGGCAAATGCTCAGTTTAGAGATGAGCTCACGAAGGAAGTTGTAG cAGGTGACAAGCTGGACACCAGGGAGCTGCTGGCCAGCCAGGGAATAGAAGAGGTGGAAACTCTTGCAGAGAAGTATTATGACAAAGCCAAATGCTTCTTTGACAATATCTCGTCAGATCTTAAGCCCAG GAGAACCACCTGGGCAGAGGAGAAAAAATTGAACATGGAAACATTCGGAGTGCCTGGTCGCTTCCTGAGGAGCAGAGGATTCAGGGGTCGTGGACGTCGAGGGCAAAGTGCCACTGAGCAGCGAGCCCTCCCAAAAATTGACAGTGGGAGAGtgtga
- the cdh27 gene encoding cadherin-like protein 26: MLCFFLLIYYLSTPTCSHLLSRHKRTWIIDSFEIEEGHQGPFPYMLGKVNVERKYQVQFELFGEGVEEEPKGVLSIDRDSGFLYVHRAVDYEEKTVLKLRFEAKKTDLSTDTKLGIEISIRDINDNPPRFERDLYEITVNEDKTQGFHLLTVLAYDKDQRGTSNSTFHYEIKSVSPNVPDTEFFVKESGAVSFKGCLDYEVAKMFTLLVEAKDHGDVVSLSSTTTVIIHVQDGNNHLPIIRGQTGTGKVKENESGSTPLRLHVTDKDTVNSKAWRAKYTIHGDLGGNFKIETDPETNDGILTVVKPLNFEEGAQKELTVSVENEAPYFSCKVEEKTSARGLWKVDTSIGHHPDGAGQPHSIKVMIEVEDTNDPPEFSVAVKEATLGENVPVGTWVERVVAVDPDSNLTRDFIYKVGHDPAGWVTVDPQTGAITTRKSPDRESPHVVDGLYTIILHAVDDREPPLTGTATLQIHIADRNDNAPQPVVDFVDVCVSDAPTTTNITAFDPDGNPFGGPFKFELLGNVEGKWKLNPAYGFTAGLVKEPGVYASSYTIALKISDLQGVYGVYNLSVTVCDCSARPNCHIRQHATTKASYGTLSVVLASLVLFLFLLLMAVVITCKEEFATLQTDDSSGETLLKSNIETPGTDCKVPQVVVATSDKCQNLSIWQKDQYETRNKFSKGMDQSFVRKHFRDYRWNNSSTLFGNNWNQTWSSPVANGHNHSQQFKDMGTENLFNTNNSSGVMDAALRSLLHQRISSLEETEKDLLDYKPHSYKEEGDSDILSELDKLSIPEEESFQKILKDLGPQFNQLAAICQIPKNPQ, translated from the exons GTAAATGTGGAACGCAAATATCAAGTACAATTTGAACTGTTTGGTGAAGGAGTGGAAGAGGAGCCAAAGGGAGTCCTCTCCATTGACAGGGATTCTGGCTTCCTGTATGTCCACAGAGCTGTGGACTATGAAGAGAAGACAGTACTTAAG CTAAGATTTGAGGCCAAAAAGACAGATTTATCAACTGACACTAAACTAGGAATTGAGATTTCAATTCGAGACATCAATGACAACCCCCCACGCTTTGAGAGGGATCTGTATGAAATCACTGTTAATGAAGATAAAACACAAG GCTTCCATCTTTTGACCGTGCTGGCTTATGACAAGGACCAGAGAGGAACATCAAACTCCACTTTCCACTATGAGATCAAATCTGTGTCTCCAAACGTTCCCGACACAGAATTCTTCGTTAAGGAGTCTGGAGCTGTCTCGTTTAAAGGGTGTTTGGATTATGAG GTGGCCAAaatgtttacattgctggtggaGGCCAAAGACCATGGAGATGTAGTCAGTCTGTCCAGTACAACCACAGTCATCATTCATGTCCAGGATGGCAACAACCATCTTCCCATCATCCGTGGTCAAACA GGAACAGGAAAAGTAAAGGAAAATGAGTCTGGGTCCACTCCTCTGCGGCTACATGTGACAGATAAAGACACTGTGAATAGCAAGGCCTGGAGAGCGAAATACACCATACATGGAGACTTGGGCGGGAACTTCAAGATAGAGACTGACCCAGAAACCAATGATGGAATCCTGACTGTAGTAAAA cCTTTAAACTTTGAGGAAGGAGCACAGAAGGAGCTGACAGTCTCTGTGGAAAATGAAGCACCATATTTCTCCTGTAAAGTGGAGGAGAAGACGTCAGCGAGGGGCCTCTGGAAAGTTGACACCAGTATAGGTCACCATCCTGATGGTGCCGGTCAGCCTCATTCTATAAAAGTCATGATTGAGGTGGAGGACACCAACGATCCCCCGGAGTTCAGTGTGGCTGTCAAAGAGGCCACGCTGGGGGAGAACGTACCTGTTGGAACCTGGGTGGAGAGAGTGGTTGCTGTGGATCCAGACTCCAATCTTACAAGAGATTTTAT TTACAAAGTGGGACACGATCCTGCAGGCTGGGTGACAGTTGATCCTCAAACGGGTGCCATCACCACAAGAAAGAGCCCTGATAGGGAATCTCCCCATGTTGTTGACGGCCTCTACACTATCATACTACATGCTGTTGATGATC GTGAGCCACCTCTGACAGGCACGGCTACACTGCAGATCCATATAGCTGACAGAAATGACAACGCACCACAGCCAGTAGTGGACTTTGTGGATGTCTGTGTGTCTGAtgcccccaccaccaccaacatcACAGCCTTTGACCCCGATGGAAATCCCTTCGGAGGGCCTTTCAAGTTTGAACTGTTGGGGAATGTTGAAGGAAAATGGAAACTGAATCCTGCTTATG gttttacagctggtttggtgaAGGAGCCTGGTGTCTATGCAAGTTCATATACAATTGCTCTGAAGATTTCAGACTTGCAGGGAGTGTATGGTGTTTACAACCTCAGCGTGACTGTGTGTGATTGCTCTGCAAGGCCTAACTGCCACATCCGCCAACATGCAACAACAAAAGCTTCCTACGGCACTTTAAGCGTAGTCTTGGCCTCCctggttttatttctgt TTCTGCTGCTGATGGCAGTCGTCATCACCTGCAAGGAAGAGTTTGCCACTTTGCAGACTGATGATTCCTCTGGAGAAACTCTGCTGAAATCAAACATTGAGACACCAGGAACAGACTGCAAG gTACCACAAGTAGTTGTGGCAACATCTGATAAGTGTCAAAATTTGTCCATCTGGCAGAAAGACCAATACGAGACGAGAAACAAGTTTTCAAAG GGTATGGACCAAAGCTTTGTCCGCAAACACTTCAGAGACTACAGGTGGAATAACTCTTCCACCTTATTCGGCAACAACTGGAACCAG ACCTGGAGTTCTCCTGTAGCCAATGGCCACAACCACAGCCAGCAG TTTAAAGACATGGGCACTGAAAATCTCTTCAATACAAACAACTCCAGTGGTGTGATGGACGCAGCTCTCCGCAGTCTGCTTCATCAG AGGATTTCATCTCttgaagaaacagaaaaggatTTGCTGGATTATAAACCTCATTCCTATAAAGAGGAAGGGGACTCTGACATCCTCTCAGAGCTGGACAAGCTCTCCATTCCTGAGGAGGAGTCATTTCAGAAGATACTCAAAGACTTGGGCCCACAGTTCAACCAACTGGCTGCCATTTGCCAAATACCAAAAAACCCACAATAA
- the LOC121637226 gene encoding protein LSM14 homolog B-like isoform X3 produces MSAGGGTPFIGSKISLISKAQIRYEGILSSVDTERSTVALAKVKSHGTEDRPTDRPVPPKDEIYEYIIFRGSDIKDITVSEPPKPHYGLPRDPAIVQSSMGPSGAYHPRWSPYRDMMPTFNQLAASSLLNQQYNAALGLIPGLHGPARQAPMVEQAVQTVPLAAAAQMRGKASTQPQSRQPVRPTQRPAQAGPQFEKENIPTRQTSQPAAAKVEGQKTENQKKRQRQGSRRSRTRNRGQLLAKNSKATTLAFESDFDFETANAQFRDELTKEVVGDKLDTRELLASQGIEEVETLAEKYYDKAKCFFDNISSDLKPRRTTWAEEKKLNMETFGVPGRFLRSRGFRGRGRRGQSATEQRALPKIDSGRV; encoded by the exons ATGAGTGCTGGAGGAGGAACCCCTTTTATCGGAAGTAAAATAAGTTTGATATCAAAGGCACAGATTCGTTATGAAGGAATATTGTCTTCCGTGGATACAGAACGGTCCACGGTTGCTTTAGCAAAAG TTAAATCCCACGGGACGGAGGACCGGCCCACGGATAGGCCAGTGCCACCCAAAGATGAAATTTATGAATATATTATTTTCAGAGGAAGTGACATTAAAGATATCACTGTGTCTGAACCGCCGAAGCCACACTATGGACTACCACGCGACCCTGCCATTGTTCAG tcatcAATGGGCCCGTCTGGTGCTTATCACCCACGCTGGAGTCCATACAGAGACATGATGCCCACCTTTAACCAGCTTGCTGCTAGTTCTCTACTCAACCAGCAGTACAATGCAGCGCTAGGCCTAA TACCAGGCCTTCACGGCCCAGCCAGACAAGCCCCTATGGTGGAACAGGCTGTCCAAACCGTGCCTttggctgcagcagcacagaTGCGTGGAAAGGCTTCCACCCAGCCACAGAGCAGGCAGCCTGTTCGTCCAACCCAGCGTCCTGCTCAAGCTGGTCCTCAGTTTGAGAAAGAGAATATACCAACTA GACAGACATCACAACCAGCTGCTGCAAAGGTTGAAGGTCAAAAGActgaaaaccagaaaaaaaggcaaagacAAG gAAGTCGCAGGTCCCGGACCAGAAATAGAGGCCAACTTCTTGCAAAAAACTCCAAGGCAACAACTTTGGCGTTTGAGTCAGACTTTGATTTTGAGACGGCAAATGCTCAGTTTAGAGATGAGCTCACGAAGGAAGTTGTAG GTGACAAGCTGGACACCAGGGAGCTGCTGGCCAGCCAGGGAATAGAAGAGGTGGAAACTCTTGCAGAGAAGTATTATGACAAAGCCAAATGCTTCTTTGACAATATCTCGTCAGATCTTAAGCCCAG GAGAACCACCTGGGCAGAGGAGAAAAAATTGAACATGGAAACATTCGGAGTGCCTGGTCGCTTCCTGAGGAGCAGAGGATTCAGGGGTCGTGGACGTCGAGGGCAAAGTGCCACTGAGCAGCGAGCCCTCCCAAAAATTGACAGTGGGAGAGtgtga
- the LOC121637226 gene encoding protein LSM14 homolog B-like isoform X1: MSAGGGTPFIGSKISLISKAQIRYEGILSSVDTERSTVALAKVKSHGTEDRPTDRPVPPKDEIYEYIIFRGSDIKDITVSEPPKPHYGLPRDPAIVQSSMGPSGAYHPRWSPYRDMMPTFNQLAASSLLNQQYNAALGLIPGLHGPARQAPMVEQAVQTVPLAAAAQMRGKASTQPQSRQPVRPTQRPAQAGPQFEKENIPTRQTSQPAAAKVEGQKTENQKKRQRQGSRRSRTRNRGQLLAKNSKATTLAFESDFDFETANAQFRDELTKEVVGMLKGRQPMYCLWRPLFLFIYFNISAGDKLDTRELLASQGIEEVETLAEKYYDKAKCFFDNISSDLKPRRTTWAEEKKLNMETFGVPGRFLRSRGFRGRGRRGQSATEQRALPKIDSGRV; encoded by the exons ATGAGTGCTGGAGGAGGAACCCCTTTTATCGGAAGTAAAATAAGTTTGATATCAAAGGCACAGATTCGTTATGAAGGAATATTGTCTTCCGTGGATACAGAACGGTCCACGGTTGCTTTAGCAAAAG TTAAATCCCACGGGACGGAGGACCGGCCCACGGATAGGCCAGTGCCACCCAAAGATGAAATTTATGAATATATTATTTTCAGAGGAAGTGACATTAAAGATATCACTGTGTCTGAACCGCCGAAGCCACACTATGGACTACCACGCGACCCTGCCATTGTTCAG tcatcAATGGGCCCGTCTGGTGCTTATCACCCACGCTGGAGTCCATACAGAGACATGATGCCCACCTTTAACCAGCTTGCTGCTAGTTCTCTACTCAACCAGCAGTACAATGCAGCGCTAGGCCTAA TACCAGGCCTTCACGGCCCAGCCAGACAAGCCCCTATGGTGGAACAGGCTGTCCAAACCGTGCCTttggctgcagcagcacagaTGCGTGGAAAGGCTTCCACCCAGCCACAGAGCAGGCAGCCTGTTCGTCCAACCCAGCGTCCTGCTCAAGCTGGTCCTCAGTTTGAGAAAGAGAATATACCAACTA GACAGACATCACAACCAGCTGCTGCAAAGGTTGAAGGTCAAAAGActgaaaaccagaaaaaaaggcaaagacAAG gAAGTCGCAGGTCCCGGACCAGAAATAGAGGCCAACTTCTTGCAAAAAACTCCAAGGCAACAACTTTGGCGTTTGAGTCAGACTTTGATTTTGAGACGGCAAATGCTCAGTTTAGAGATGAGCTCACGAAGGAAGTTGTAGGTATGCTGAAAGGCCGTCAACCGATGTACTGTCTTTGGAGgccactttttttatttatttattttaacatttctgcAGGTGACAAGCTGGACACCAGGGAGCTGCTGGCCAGCCAGGGAATAGAAGAGGTGGAAACTCTTGCAGAGAAGTATTATGACAAAGCCAAATGCTTCTTTGACAATATCTCGTCAGATCTTAAGCCCAG GAGAACCACCTGGGCAGAGGAGAAAAAATTGAACATGGAAACATTCGGAGTGCCTGGTCGCTTCCTGAGGAGCAGAGGATTCAGGGGTCGTGGACGTCGAGGGCAAAGTGCCACTGAGCAGCGAGCCCTCCCAAAAATTGACAGTGGGAGAGtgtga